The genomic DNA ACAATCAGGGCATTTTGCTTTTGAAAGAAGGTTACTTTTGTGCTAAAAGTGCGGTCGGTTTTTCAGCTGTTTCTTCCGTTGCCAAATTCGGCACCGACATGGCTGACTTTAAACCTTCTTCACGTAACTGCTGCGCTGCCGCTTTATCACCCATTTGCTCAAATACATAAGAAGCCATCGTAATGTCATTCGGCTCTAATTTGTCTTTATTAGCAATCAGGTTTTTAAACACTTCATCCGCTTTGGCGAAATCATTGTTACGCACATACAAATAACCCAACGCACGATTGGCGAGGCATTGTGCCGTTGGATTGGCACTTTTTGCCCACTTGCTAACCATTTTTACCAATTTGCTATTGTCTTCCGGTTGCAAACGGCTAATTTGTTTGAATAAACCTTGAGTTAACGGACTATTGTCGTCATCCAAAGTTTTCACCAATTCCAGCATTAATTCATAAGCGGATTCATGATCATTGGCATCAACCAAACGACGAATTAATCCAAGTTTGACGTAAGAATCGTGGCGACGTTTACGTGGTTGCTCATCCCACCAATCCAATAAACCATCCACACCATCTTCATTCATTTTTTCATCTAACAGGCCATCTTCCACCCGGCGTTGTAATTTTTCAAACTCTTCGGCGGAATACAAACCGGATTTTTCCACTTGCTCAAGAATATTGTCCAAGGCTTGATAAGCTTTCGATTTCAAATAAATATCCACTGCCAATTTCAACACTTCTTTGTTACGGCTTGCCATAATTAACAGGCTATCTACTGAACTACGAGCTGCTGGTAATTTATTTTGTTGCAATAAAATACGGGTGCGGGCAATTTCTAAAATGAGACTATCTGTGCCGGCGATTTCCGTGGCTTGAATCAAATAACGATTGGCACTGAACTCATCGCCGCGCTGTTGTGCAGCTTCAGCTGCTTTAATGAAGTTCAACACCGGCTCATCGGAATGTTTGGCATTCTTGCCAATGAGTTTTTCCGCTTTGGAATAATCCCCTTCATCCATACGCATTAACCCTTCCAAGGTTTGTTTTTGCGCCTTCACACGCTTACGGCGAGAAAACCAACTGTAAGTGTTATTACTTAGGTTACAAAAACGGCTAATCGCCGCTTCAATGCTATACACCACGGCCAACGAAATCACGAAGAAAATCACTAAAGTGGTAAGAGACATTTCGATGATGTGATTGGTCGTTTCAATACGGACATAACCTTGCTTGCCAGATAAATACGGTCCGGCAATTAACCCAGCCAATAATAACAACATTAAAAATAGCGCTCTAATCATGGTCTATTTCTCCTATTGTTGCTCGGCTTGGTTAGGGGTTGCAGGTTCTGCGCTGACATCATTTCCCTTCGTCGTATGACTTTCGTCTTTATTTTCTGTCGGCGTGGCATTTTCCGGATCTAAATCTTTATCGGCAGAAAGGGTTATTCTTTGTATTTCTTGTGGCTGTTTATCTAACAACTTATCTAATGCATTTAAACTGCTTAATTGTGTCGGCACATCCACATAAATGGATTGTTCCGCCAATTCATCCAGTTTTTTCAGGAAGTTTTGCGCTACTTCCGTGCTGGTATCAAAATAAGTACGAATCCAAGACGCCACCGTTTCTAAAGACTGTTTATACAAATCATCTTGCTGGCGCGGTACGGCTAAAATGGCGATTTGTAAACGCAAGCGAATATTTTCCCGCAAGTAAATATCTTGATTCGGCGCCAATAACGCTTTGCTGTCGACCTTTTTCGGTGTGATACGAATAAAATGATTTAAAAAAGAGACCGCACTTTTTTCTGCGTTTTCTTTCCAGTCATCTAAAGAATCTGTGAGCTTGTCTTGACTTGGATCTTCATCAAAATTTACATTGAGGACATTCAATTCATCAAC from Aggregatibacter aphrophilus ATCC 33389 includes the following:
- a CDS encoding heme biosynthesis protein HemY; the protein is MIRALFLMLLLLAGLIAGPYLSGKQGYVRIETTNHIIEMSLTTLVIFFVISLAVVYSIEAAISRFCNLSNNTYSWFSRRKRVKAQKQTLEGLMRMDEGDYSKAEKLIGKNAKHSDEPVLNFIKAAEAAQQRGDEFSANRYLIQATEIAGTDSLILEIARTRILLQQNKLPAARSSVDSLLIMASRNKEVLKLAVDIYLKSKAYQALDNILEQVEKSGLYSAEEFEKLQRRVEDGLLDEKMNEDGVDGLLDWWDEQPRKRRHDSYVKLGLIRRLVDANDHESAYELMLELVKTLDDDNSPLTQGLFKQISRLQPEDNSKLVKMVSKWAKSANPTAQCLANRALGYLYVRNNDFAKADEVFKNLIANKDKLEPNDITMASYVFEQMGDKAAAQQLREEGLKSAMSVPNLATEETAEKPTALLAQK